The Microcoleus sp. FACHB-672 DNA segment AGGTGATTAACCATTTAGTCCGCCTGCCACTGAACTACTTTGACAACCGGCGCGTTGGTGAACTGGCCGGTCGGATGAATGAATTAGAAAGAATTCGGCAATTTCTCACCGGCACAGCCCTGACAGTGGTACTCGACGCCGTCTTTTCAGTGGTCTACATCGTCGTCATGTTCATTTACAGTTGGATACTGTCAATTGTGGCATTGGCGACGGTGCCCTTATTTGCCGCCTTAACCCTGCTCGTATCTCCCATCATCCGCCAGCAGTTACGCAGAAGGGCCGAACGCTACGCGGATGCAGAATCTTATCTTGTTGAAGTCCTTAACGGGATTCAAACCGTCAAAGCGCAGAACATAGAACTGCTAGCCCGCTGGCAATGGCAAGAGCGTTATGCCCGATATGTCAGTGCCGGTTTTAAATCCGTATTAACCTCTAGCACCGCCGGCTCAGTTAGCGGCTTCTTGCAAAAACTCTCAGGCTTACTCATCCTGTGGGCTGGGGCACATTTGGTCTTGAACAATGAGCTGAGTTTAGGTCAATTAATCGCATTCCGGATTATTTCAGGCTATGTCACCAGCCCCCTGCTGCGCTTAGTACAGCTGTGGCAGAATTTCCAAGAAACTGCTTTGTCCATTGAACGACTCAGTGATATTCTGGATGCGCCTTTAGAAGCAGACGCAGATAATAGGAATAATATTCCCCTGCCGGAGATTCAAGGAAATGTCAAATATGACGGCGTTTCATTCCGCTTTGCCGCCGCTGGAGCGCTGCAACTGGTTAATATCAACCTAGAGTTTCCCGCCGGCAAATTTGTGGGCATTGTCGGTCAGAGTGGCTCCGGTAAAAGTACCTTGATGAAATTACTGCAGCGCCTTTATGACCCCCTCTCCGGTCGCATTCAAATTGATGGGTACGATATCACGAAAGTAGAACTGTATTCCTTGCGCCGGCAGATAGGCATGGTTCTCCAAGACACCCTGCTATTCAATGGCTCCGTGCAAGAAAACATCGCCCTCAACAACCCAGAAGCTACCACAGAAGAAATTATTGAGGCTGCAAAAATTGCCTTCGCCCACGAGTTTATTATGTCTCTGCCAAATGGCTATAACTCAGTCGTAGGAGAACGGGGTTCAGGTCTATCTGGGGGTCAGAGACAGCGAATTGCCATCGCCCGCACGGTATTGCAAAACCCCAAACTGCTCATTTTAGATGAAGCAACCAGTGCCCTCGATTACGAGTCAGAACGACAAGTGTGTGAGAACTTGAGGGTTGCCTTTAAGGGGCGTACCGTCTTTTTCATTACTCACCGGCTCTCCACCGTGAGGAGTGCGGATGAGATATTAATGATGGCTCAAGGTTCTGTCGTCGAGCAAGGCACCCACGACGAATTAATGGCCCTGAAAGGGCTTTACTATTGCCTCTATCAGCAACAGGAGTCACAGCTGTGAAATCTGATTCAGTATTTGATCAACCCGTCATTCTAGAGCAGCCAGCGATCTGGTCACAAGTCTTTGTTTGGCTGATTGTCGGCGTAACAGCATCGGGTCTGATTTGGGCAGCGGTTGCGAATGTTGAGCAAGCCATTCCCGCCACAGGCAAATTAGAACCAAAAGAAGCCCCTAGAGAAATAAGAGCGCCCACCGGCGGAGTTGTCCGTGAGGTTCTCATTGACGACGGAGACTTTGTTAAACAAGGCGAAATCCTACTGACGTTTGACCCCACCTCACCCGAAGCTGATGTGGGATCTTTGAGAAATCTCAAAGAATCTCTGATTCGCGAAAATCAGTTTTACTCCTCAGTAGATGGCACTAGCCCCGCAGGCAAAGGCTCCGATTTACAATCACTGACTAAACTGCGCGAGAACTTAATCACACAAAATCAATATTACCAAGCGTTGGCGAATGAACCCGATGGGTTAGTCGGTGGCAGCGGCGCGTTTGACGCCACCCAAGAGCGACTTTTAGGAGCCAGCCGCGCCGAGTACCAGTCTCGCGTCCAGGCCGCCCGTTTGCAAGTTCAGGAATTGGAAAAACAGCTTTCCCAAACTCAAGGACAATTATCATCAGCCCAAGAGCGACTAGCATCGGCTAGGCAACAAATCCCCAAGGCTCAAATCCAATTAGCAACGGCTCAAAGACGAATTGAAACGCTCCAGCAACAAAAAGCAAAGACCGAAGAGGTGCTAGAGCTGAATAGACAGATTTTATCCCAGGTGTCCCCATTGGTGGAAGAAGGGGCGCTGTCTAAGCTGCAACGTCAACGTCAAGAGCAAGAAGTCTTGACTCGCCAAGCTGAAGTGCTATCAGGAGAATCAGATCTGCTGACAAGCCTCAATGATATCGAAACGCGGCAGCGGGAACTGTTAACCAGTCAGGATGAAATCACGGCACGCCAAGCCGAAGTCAACCGGCTTAGCGATGAAGCGCAGCGGATTGCCGTGCAAATTGAACGGGCGAAGCAAGAATTGCAAAATACACAAGAGTTGTCGAGAAAAGACGTTCTCACGAAAATTTCAGACAATGAAAAGCAAATTGCAGAAATTGATTCCCAATTAGGAAAGTCTAAGCTGGAAAATCAAAAAACGATGGCCCGAATAGAAGGGGAGTTGACGAAGGCTCAACAAGCTCTTCAATATCAAGAATTGCGGGCACCCGTGAGCGGTTTCGTGTTCGATCTCAAAGCATCATCTGGGAGTGTCGCGCGGGAAACTGATCAAGAGCCGATTCTCAAGCTGATTCCCAATGATAAGCTGATCGCCAACGTATTCATTCAAAATAAGGATATTGCGTTGGTCAGAGAAGGAATGCCGGTGGATATCAACATTGAAGCGTTCCCGGCAATGGAATTTGGCACGATTGAAGGCAAATTGCTCTCGATTGGGAAAGATGCTTTGCCGCCCACTCAAGAACGCCCCTACTATTCTTTCCCAGCAAAAATTGAACTGGATCGTCAGTATTTTAAGGTGAGTGATAAACAGATTCCCATCCAGTCAGGGATGGCAGTCCAAGCGACGGTGAAGATCGGTAAGCGGACTGTGATGGAAATGTTCTTGGATCGGATGGGACGGAAAGTGAAGACTTTAGAGACGGTGAAGTAAAAAAAGTAAGGGAGTGATGAATAATGGGTAATTGGGGATTTTCTCGTTCTCCACTTTCCCTTTCTACTACTCCCTTCTTGAGGGCTTGTGCGTCAATGAATATTTTGCCCACTGAAATTCCAGATGTTTTGATTGTTGAGCCTAAGGTGTTTTCAGACGCCAGAGGCTTTTTTTTTGAAAGTTTCAACCGGCAGGCTTTTGCCGAAAAAACCGGCGTCACCGCTGAGTTCGTCCAAGACAACCACTCCCGTTCCGCCCAAAATATCCTGCGGGGTTTGCACTATCAAATTCAACAACCGCAAGGCAAACTGGTGCGCGTGGTTGTCGGTGAAATATTCGACGTGGCAGTCGATATCAGAAAAAATTCGCCCACCTTTAGCAAATGGGTGGGATGCCGGCTGAGTGCCGAAAATTGCCGGCAACTGTGGATACCACCTGGGTTCGCTCATGGCTTTTTAGCGGTTTCCGAAGTTGCTGAGGTGCTGTACAAAACAACTGAATACTACGCGCCCCAGTACGATCGGTGTATCCTATGGGATGACCCGGATATTGGGATTGACTGGCCGCTCAATGGTGCTTCGCCGATTTTATCTGCGAAAGATCAAGCCGGCAAGGCTTTCAAAACAGCAGAGGTGTTTGAGCATTAAAAATTATCCGTAGAATGAAGCCGGGATTTAAAGATTAAGGACAGTCTGGGAAAAATTTACGCATTACTGTTGACTTTTTTATGCAGCGAATTTTAATCACCGGCATTCATGGGCAACTGGGTCAAGAATTGCAGCGCACGCTCGCCCCAGTTGCGGACGTTACGGGTGCCGGTCGCGATACCCTCGATTTAGCCGATCCAGACCTTGTTCGTCAATTTGTGGGCGATCTGAAGCCGGATGTGATTGTCAATGCCGGCGCTTATACGGCTGTGGATAAAGCGGAAAGCGAACCGGAACAGGCTACGGCGATTAATGCGACTGGCCCTGGTATTTTGGCAAAAGAAGCCCAACGGTTGGGGGTGAGGCTAATTCACATTTCCACAGATTACGTGTTTGATGGCGAAAGCAGCCGGCCTTACCTGGAAACTGACCCGACGAACCCGCTAGGGGCTTACGGTCAGTCTAAGCTGGCAGGAGAAGAGGCAATCGGGGCAGCCGGTGGACAGCCGATTATCCTCAGAACAGCTTGGGTTTATGGGGTTGGTGGCAAAAGTAATTTTGTGAAAACCATGCTGCGCTTAGGTGCTGAACGTGAGGAACTGCGGGTGGTGGCCGATCAAGTGGGCAGTCCAACTTGGACGGGGGATTTAGCCGGTGCGATCGCTCAGTTAATTTCCCAAAAAAGTCCAGAAATTGCAGGCATTTATCACTACACGAACAGCGGTGTCGCCAGTTGGTATGACTTTGCTGTAGCCATTTTTGAAGAAGCAAAAGCGCTGGGTTTTCCCTTAAAAGTTGAACGCGTGATTCCAATTACCACTGCCCAATACCCCACACCGGCACGGCGTCCCGCTTATTCTGTCCTGTCCTGTGCGAAAATAACGGCAGTTCTGGGAACCCACCCCCCTCATTGGCGGGAGGGACTCAGGAAGATGCTTGCAGAACTATCCCAAAGTGCTGATTCCTGAGTGCTGAGTTCTGAGTTTTGAGTGAATTTCTTAGTCCCTAGTCCCTAGCCCCTAATCCCTAGCCCCTAAAATATGAAAGCTCTGATTCTCTCTGGTGGTAAAGGAACCCGTTTGCGCCCCCTCACTTACACCGGCGCAAAACAGTTAGTGCCAGTTGCCAATAAGCCTATTCTATGGTATGGAATTGAAGACATTGTTGCCGCCGGCATTACAGACATTGGCATCATCATCAGCCCAGAAACCGGCAAGGAAGTCGAAACGAAAACTGGCAACGGCGAACGTTTTGGGGCAAATATCACTTATATTCTGCAAGAACAGCCGGCTGGTTTGGCCCACGCTGTCAAAGTTGCCCATCCTTTTTTAGGCGATTCTCCCTTCATTATGTATTTGGGAGATAACATTATCCAAAGTGAATTGACAACGTTCTTAAATACTTTTAAAAAGCAACAATTGGATGCCCTGATTATGTTGCGTCGGGTTTCCAATCCCAGCGCATTTGGGGTAGCAAAAGTCGATGAAAACGGACGGGTTTTGCAACTGATAGAAAAACCCAAAGATCCTCCCTCTAATTTAGCGTTAGTAGGGATTTATTTCTTTGCAAACACAATTCACGACGCAATTGCTAATATCCAACCCTCAGCCCGTGGGGAACTGGAAATTACCGATGCAATTCAAAAACTGATTGACCGGGAGCAAAAAGTAGAAGCTTGCACCCTAGAAGGCTGGTGGCTGGATACGGGTAAAAAAGATGATTTACTCGAAGCCAATCGGATTATTTTAGATACCCAAATCACGCCTTCTATTGAGGGAGAAGTTGACGAGAAAAGTCAAATTATTGGGCGGGTACAAATTGGCGCTGGCACTAAAGTCGTTAATTCCTCAATTCGAGGGCCGGTGATTATTGGTAGCGACTGTTATTTAGAAAATTGCTTTATTGGCCCTTATAGCAGTATTGCTGATGGTGTGACTCTGATTGAGGCAGACTTGGAACACAGTGTGATATTGCAGAAAGCGACAATTGCCGGCATTCACCAGCGGATTGTGGATAGTGTAATCGGGCAGAGAGCACAGTTGGGTGTCGCCCCCCGCCGCCCGAAAGCGATCCGGTTTATGATCGGGGATGACTGTCAAATTGAACTGGCGTGATCTACCTGGTTACGGTTAACTATTATTCGACTGAATTGCTTGAAAAACTAATCACTTCAATTCAAGAAAATAGAGATATTTTCTACAAAATAGTGATTGTAAATAATTCGCCGGCTGATTTATCTATTAATTCTTTAAAGAATGGTAGAGAAATCTTAATTTTGGATGCCGGCGAAAATATAGGATTTGGGAGAGCGTGCAATTTAGGGCTGAATTGGGTTTACGATCAAGAGCCTCAAGCGATTGTGTGGATTGTAAATCCTGATGCTTTATTATTAGAAAACTCACTCAAAAAAGCCGGCCAGTTTGTGGCAGCTAACCCAGAAGTTTCTATCACCGGCACCAGTGTTTACGAACCGAATGGGAAGGTTTGGTTTGCCGGGGGGCAATTTGCACCAGAAAAGGGCACAATTATCGCCGATGAAGGGGTATTACCCTCTGATTGTTCGCCATACGTGCCGGTAGACTGGGTAACGGGATGCAGTATGCTGATTAACCTCAAGCATTTTCCTGAGTGCCCTCAATTTGACTCAGACTACTTTCTTTACTATGAAGATTTTGATTTCTGCCGGCGCTATGCAAAGCAGGGACATCTCATCGTTTTTACCTGTGACATTAAAATCATTCACCACCCTTCCTCAATTACCAGCCGCCACCCGGATTTAAAGCAGCAACACAGTATTTACAGTTATCTCCTCGCTCTAGAAAAACATACGAGTCCCAGTGTATTATTTTCTAGACTAGCGAAGATTTTTTTATCGGCGCTGATTTCCCTGCCGGTGAAACCCAAACTGGCAGGGAATAAACTCAAAGGTGTGGTGAAATATTGCAAGCGAGTGCTGCCGTTGTGGCCAATCCACTTCTAATTAATTTATCATTTCTGATTGCTGAGCCGACCGGAATCGCAACCTATGCAAATAATATTATTCCGCAACTTCAGCCGCTAAATCCAACGTTATTGGCGTCTCAAGAGGTAGATCCTTATAGCTACTATCCAGTGCCGGCAGATATGACGCCGGATCAAGGCACAAAAGGACATTTGCGAAGAATTCTTTGGACGCAGTTTCAACTGCCGGCAATTTATAAAAAGCTCAACGCGAATTTGCTCTTTTCCCCGCTTCCAGAAGCGCCTATCTTTTCTAATTGCCGTTATGTTGTTACCGTCCACGATTTAATACCCTTGCGGTTTCCGAAACGGTTTTCCAGGCTAACAGCATATTTTCGTCATTACATTCCCCAGGTTTTAAGGCAAGCTGAGCATATCATTTGTGACTCCACAGCAACGGCAAATGATGTCACAAATTTTTTCAATATTCAGCCTGAAAAAATGACAGCCGTACCCTTAGCCTATGATACGGAGAACTTTCGATTTCTCGATTTGCCGACTAGCAATTATTTCCTTTATATAGGCCGGCATGATCCTTATAAAAATCTGCATAGGTTAGTCGAATCATTTGCGGCTTTGCCCAATTACAAGAATTTTGAATTGTGGTTAGCCGGCCCTGCCGATCGGAATTACACGCCTGAACTCGCCACGCATATTGAAGAGTTGGGTTTAAGTGAGCAGGTAAAATTTATCGGCTATGTGCCCTATGAAAAACTGCCGGTGTTGATGAATCAGGCAATTGCCCTGGTTTTTCCCAGCCTTTGGGAGGGATTTGGTTTACCGGCACTGGAAGCAATGGCGTGTGGAACGCCGGTGATTACATCTGGGCGCTCATCTTTACCCGAAGTTGTTGGGGATGCAGCATTGTTAGTTGACCCCTACAACGTCAGAGAAATTACTGAGGCAATGGTAACAGTGGCAACCCGTTCAGGATGGCGAACGCGCCTGCGGGAACTCGGTTTAGCGAGAGCCAGTCAATTTAGCTGGGCAAAAACGGGCAAAAATACAGCAGAAATCTTAAAAAGATATATTTAACGCTTTTTTTCGCGTTAATTCATTGCCGAACTCAAGTATATCCGGATTTTCGTTTTTCTTAGGGTTAAGTGGTATAGCTCATGGAAATGTTATTCTCCACTGTGAGTGTGTTTGTGTGGAGTGAATTAAAAATATGGTAGCAACACCAGCTCGGACTCAGTATGGCTTAATCAACCCGACCGTGTCCTTATCACAAGCGCCGGCAGTCAAGCCGGTACAACCAGCCAACCGGCCAGAAATCGATCCGGTTTGGCTAGGCCGCCAATTGCCAACAACCGCCTTATTTGGCACAGATGGCATTCGCGGACGAGTCGGAGATATTTTAACTGCACCCTTGGCGATGCAAGTCGGTTTCTGGGCCGGCCAAGTTCTGAAATCGCACGCCACTATGCCAGGGCCAATTATTCTGGGACAAGACTCCAGAACTTCCAGCGATATGTTAGCGATGGCTTTGTCTGCCGGTTTAACTTCTGCCGGCTTAGAAGTCTGGAACCTAGGATTGTGCCCAACCCCCTGCGTTGCCTATCTCACCAGCATTTCTGGGGCTGTGGGTGGAGTGATGATTTCTGCCAGCCACAACCCGCCAGAGGATAACGGAATTAAATTTTTCCGCGCCGATGGTTCAAAATTATCTTCAACCTTGCAACAGCAAATAGAAGCCGGATTGCGAGGAAAAACAGAAACGATTCCCACCTACAGTTGGGGGCAATATTACCACCGGCCTGAATTGGTGAGCGAATATGCCGAGTCTCTACAGCGCCCCTTGCTGCCGGCGGGAAGCCTTCAGGGAATGCGAATCGTTTTAGATTTAGCTTGGGGCGCTGCCGCAAACCTCGCGCCGGCAGTGTTCAGAGAAATGGGCGCAGAGGTAATCTGTTTGCATGATCGGCCCGACGGCAATCAAATTAATGTCCATTGTGGTTCCACCCATCTAGAACCGCTACAGAAAGCCGTGTGGCAACACGCCGCTGATATGGGGTTTGCTTTTGATGGGGATGCCGATCGGGTTTTAGCCGTAGATAACCAAGGCCGGCCTATTGATGGCGATTACATTCTCTACCTGTGGGGCCAAACCCTTCGTAAAGCCCAACAATTGCCGGGAGATTTGATTATTGCCACCGTGATGGCTAATTTAGGCTTTGAACGTGCTTGGAAAGAGCAGGGTGGCCAACTGATGCGGACATCAGTCGGCGATCAGTACGTTCAAGCTGAAATGATCCGGACTGGTTCAATGTTAGGTGGTGAGCAATCAGGCCACATTTTATGCCGGCACTATGGCATCACCGGCGACGGTTTGCTAACCGCTTTGCACATTACCGCCTTGGTAAAACAAGCCGGTGAAACACTGGCATCACTCATCGATCAAAGCTTCCAAACCTATCCCCAATTGCTGCGGAATGTGCGCGTAGAAGATCGGGAACGCCGGCTCAACTGGCAAAATTGCGACGCCGTACAAACCGCCATTGCCAAAGCGCAAGACGCAATGGGAGATCAAGGACGAATCCTTGTCCGCGCCTCTGGTACAGAACCATTGATCCGCGTCATGGTAGAAGCCGCCTGCCCGGAACTCACCCGTTACTGGACAGAAAACTTAGTTCTAGCCGTTCAGCAGCATTTAGCCGCCTAGGGGAGGTTTGAGGTTTGAGGTTTAAGGTTTGAGGTTTGAGTTTTAAGTTAATAGCTCAATGCCCAATCCCCCATGCCCCATGCCCAATGCCCAAAACTTAGATTCGCCATTAGCCCTCAGATGCCACTAAGCTGGTAGCTGAGGGCTGATTGCTGAAAGCTTAAAAATTCTTCAATGCTGAAATCTAAGGCCAAATCAAAGCGGAAATCTAAGAAATCCAAACAGCAACCCACGGCTGAAAAGCTCCCCCTTAGTAAAAAAGAGCAAAAAGCACTAAAGCGACAGGCAGCGCGTGAACGCAAAGAAGTGATGAACACAATCACCCCCGCTGTGTTTGCCTCACTTGCGATTGGTATCTTGCTGTTTCTCCTCAAAGGCCCAAAACTCGCGATTGCCGGCTGCGGTGGATTTCTTGCCCTAGCACTTGCTTTTAAATACCCCCGACAAGCCCTTTGGGCATTCCTAATTTACCTACCTATTAATGGCACCGTCACTTATTGGGTAGGCGGCGGAAATGCAGTCTTTCAACTTGCTAAAGATGCGCTTTACTTTCCAGCCCTTGTGGCCTTAGTTCAGCATTTGAAACACAGCCGGCTGCCTCTAATCATTTCTAAAGGTCTGGTGCAGCCCCTGCTCATTCTGCTGACAGTTTGTATCTTGACATTAATAATAGTTAATGGCTCCCAGCAGTTCTCTCCAAATCCTGGCGGGAAACCCATCTTATTAGGAATTTTAGGTCTAAAAGTTTTTATCGGATACGTCCCCTTGATCACGTGCGGTTACTACCTCATTCGCAATAAGCAGCAATTTCTGTTCCTGACTCGGCTGCACGTTGTTCTTGCACTGATTTGCTGTAGCCTAGGTTTTTTGCAGTATCTAATGCTGCAAACTGGGGTGTGTGAAGGTACTCGTAATTTACAAGGAGCTGAATTATTTAAGGCAACCACAGATGCCAAGTGTTTAGTGGGGGGGTCTCTCGTTTTTACCCCTCAAGAGAATGTGATCCGCTTACCAGGAACGTTTGTTTCGCCTTGGCATTGGGCTTGGTTCTTGATGTCTAACACCTTTTTAACCTTTGGATCGGCCTTTAGTGACCCTTCTTTACTCTGGCAAATTGCGAGTTTTGCTTCTTTGGCAGCCGTTATTATCAATGCAGTTATTTGCGGTCAAAGAATTGCCCTGATTGCAGTGCCGGCAATTATTATAATTCTACTGATTCTTACTGGGCAAGTAGCAAACTTAAAACGTTTTCTTCCCATTGCAGGGGGAATTGGCCTTTTGGCAGCTGCTGGTGTGGCAATATTTCCTAAGCTTGTTCAAGATCGGATCAAAAGTTTTATTGAGCGTTGGCAGGCTTCACCTCCTACAGAATTTTTTGCTAATCAAGTGCAGTTTACTGTTGAGGGACAGGCAGGATTATTGGGCAAAGGTTTGGGACGTGCAACAAACTCGGCTCGTGCCTTGGGTGACACACAGCTAATAGAAACTTGGTTTCCTAAATTACTTTATGAAATCGGGCCGATTGGGTTGATTGCGTTTCTAATTTTTGTGACAGCTTTGAGTGTGGTTACCTTTAAGGCTTACCGTTCTCTTAAGGATAAGAATCTACGAAGTTTTGGGGCTTGTTTATGGGTGTTTGTTTTGTTTGTTAGTTATAACCCTTATTGGTATCCACTAGATACCGATCCAATTGCAGTTTATTACTGGTTTTTTGCCGGCGTGATTCTTAAATTGCCGGCACTGGATCGCCAAGAGCAAGAAAAGCTTCAAGATGCCGAACCCAATTTGCTTTTTGATGCTAGAAAAGAACGCCTGAAAAAAAATCGGCGTTCGGCATTCGCATAAAAACCTTATTTTGAGTTTCCACTTTTTCGGGACAGAAGATGCAAGCTGTAAATGAGCCTTTAATTTCTGTAATTGTTCCCACTTATGGACGGGAGGAACCTCTTCGACAAACTCTGACAGATGTATTGCAGCAAGATTACCCAAATTTTGAAGTGCTTGTTGTTGATCAAACGGCGAATCATGAACCAGAAACGCAACTTTTTTTAGAGCAACTCTTCTCTGCCGGCCAAATTCAGTGGTTTCGGGTAAATTGGGCAAGTTTGCCGGCTGCTCGTAACTATGGCGTGCGTCGGGCGTCTGGGGAAATTATTGTGTTTATTGATGATGATGTGCGGCTGCCGGCTACTTTTTTAGCAGCTCATGGACGAACCTATCAAAAAGCATCGATAGGGGCAGTTGCAGGACGGGTATTTGACCGAATGAAACTGACTGATTCAGGC contains these protein-coding regions:
- a CDS encoding HlyD family efflux transporter periplasmic adaptor subunit; protein product: MKSDSVFDQPVILEQPAIWSQVFVWLIVGVTASGLIWAAVANVEQAIPATGKLEPKEAPREIRAPTGGVVREVLIDDGDFVKQGEILLTFDPTSPEADVGSLRNLKESLIRENQFYSSVDGTSPAGKGSDLQSLTKLRENLITQNQYYQALANEPDGLVGGSGAFDATQERLLGASRAEYQSRVQAARLQVQELEKQLSQTQGQLSSAQERLASARQQIPKAQIQLATAQRRIETLQQQKAKTEEVLELNRQILSQVSPLVEEGALSKLQRQRQEQEVLTRQAEVLSGESDLLTSLNDIETRQRELLTSQDEITARQAEVNRLSDEAQRIAVQIERAKQELQNTQELSRKDVLTKISDNEKQIAEIDSQLGKSKLENQKTMARIEGELTKAQQALQYQELRAPVSGFVFDLKASSGSVARETDQEPILKLIPNDKLIANVFIQNKDIALVREGMPVDINIEAFPAMEFGTIEGKLLSIGKDALPPTQERPYYSFPAKIELDRQYFKVSDKQIPIQSGMAVQATVKIGKRTVMEMFLDRMGRKVKTLETVK
- the rfbC gene encoding dTDP-4-dehydrorhamnose 3,5-epimerase, coding for MNILPTEIPDVLIVEPKVFSDARGFFFESFNRQAFAEKTGVTAEFVQDNHSRSAQNILRGLHYQIQQPQGKLVRVVVGEIFDVAVDIRKNSPTFSKWVGCRLSAENCRQLWIPPGFAHGFLAVSEVAEVLYKTTEYYAPQYDRCILWDDPDIGIDWPLNGASPILSAKDQAGKAFKTAEVFEH
- the rfbD gene encoding dTDP-4-dehydrorhamnose reductase yields the protein MQRILITGIHGQLGQELQRTLAPVADVTGAGRDTLDLADPDLVRQFVGDLKPDVIVNAGAYTAVDKAESEPEQATAINATGPGILAKEAQRLGVRLIHISTDYVFDGESSRPYLETDPTNPLGAYGQSKLAGEEAIGAAGGQPIILRTAWVYGVGGKSNFVKTMLRLGAEREELRVVADQVGSPTWTGDLAGAIAQLISQKSPEIAGIYHYTNSGVASWYDFAVAIFEEAKALGFPLKVERVIPITTAQYPTPARRPAYSVLSCAKITAVLGTHPPHWREGLRKMLAELSQSADS
- a CDS encoding glucose-1-phosphate thymidylyltransferase; its protein translation is MKALILSGGKGTRLRPLTYTGAKQLVPVANKPILWYGIEDIVAAGITDIGIIISPETGKEVETKTGNGERFGANITYILQEQPAGLAHAVKVAHPFLGDSPFIMYLGDNIIQSELTTFLNTFKKQQLDALIMLRRVSNPSAFGVAKVDENGRVLQLIEKPKDPPSNLALVGIYFFANTIHDAIANIQPSARGELEITDAIQKLIDREQKVEACTLEGWWLDTGKKDDLLEANRIILDTQITPSIEGEVDEKSQIIGRVQIGAGTKVVNSSIRGPVIIGSDCYLENCFIGPYSSIADGVTLIEADLEHSVILQKATIAGIHQRIVDSVIGQRAQLGVAPRRPKAIRFMIGDDCQIELA
- a CDS encoding glycosyltransferase; the encoded protein is MIYLVTVNYYSTELLEKLITSIQENRDIFYKIVIVNNSPADLSINSLKNGREILILDAGENIGFGRACNLGLNWVYDQEPQAIVWIVNPDALLLENSLKKAGQFVAANPEVSITGTSVYEPNGKVWFAGGQFAPEKGTIIADEGVLPSDCSPYVPVDWVTGCSMLINLKHFPECPQFDSDYFLYYEDFDFCRRYAKQGHLIVFTCDIKIIHHPSSITSRHPDLKQQHSIYSYLLALEKHTSPSVLFSRLAKIFLSALISLPVKPKLAGNKLKGVVKYCKRVLPLWPIHF
- a CDS encoding glycosyltransferase family 4 protein; amino-acid sequence: MANPLLINLSFLIAEPTGIATYANNIIPQLQPLNPTLLASQEVDPYSYYPVPADMTPDQGTKGHLRRILWTQFQLPAIYKKLNANLLFSPLPEAPIFSNCRYVVTVHDLIPLRFPKRFSRLTAYFRHYIPQVLRQAEHIICDSTATANDVTNFFNIQPEKMTAVPLAYDTENFRFLDLPTSNYFLYIGRHDPYKNLHRLVESFAALPNYKNFELWLAGPADRNYTPELATHIEELGLSEQVKFIGYVPYEKLPVLMNQAIALVFPSLWEGFGLPALEAMACGTPVITSGRSSLPEVVGDAALLVDPYNVREITEAMVTVATRSGWRTRLRELGLARASQFSWAKTGKNTAEILKRYI
- the glmM gene encoding phosphoglucosamine mutase; translation: MVATPARTQYGLINPTVSLSQAPAVKPVQPANRPEIDPVWLGRQLPTTALFGTDGIRGRVGDILTAPLAMQVGFWAGQVLKSHATMPGPIILGQDSRTSSDMLAMALSAGLTSAGLEVWNLGLCPTPCVAYLTSISGAVGGVMISASHNPPEDNGIKFFRADGSKLSSTLQQQIEAGLRGKTETIPTYSWGQYYHRPELVSEYAESLQRPLLPAGSLQGMRIVLDLAWGAAANLAPAVFREMGAEVICLHDRPDGNQINVHCGSTHLEPLQKAVWQHAADMGFAFDGDADRVLAVDNQGRPIDGDYILYLWGQTLRKAQQLPGDLIIATVMANLGFERAWKEQGGQLMRTSVGDQYVQAEMIRTGSMLGGEQSGHILCRHYGITGDGLLTALHITALVKQAGETLASLIDQSFQTYPQLLRNVRVEDRERRLNWQNCDAVQTAIAKAQDAMGDQGRILVRASGTEPLIRVMVEAACPELTRYWTENLVLAVQQHLAA
- the hpsL gene encoding hormogonium polysaccharide biosynthesis protein HpsL; the protein is MLKSKAKSKRKSKKSKQQPTAEKLPLSKKEQKALKRQAARERKEVMNTITPAVFASLAIGILLFLLKGPKLAIAGCGGFLALALAFKYPRQALWAFLIYLPINGTVTYWVGGGNAVFQLAKDALYFPALVALVQHLKHSRLPLIISKGLVQPLLILLTVCILTLIIVNGSQQFSPNPGGKPILLGILGLKVFIGYVPLITCGYYLIRNKQQFLFLTRLHVVLALICCSLGFLQYLMLQTGVCEGTRNLQGAELFKATTDAKCLVGGSLVFTPQENVIRLPGTFVSPWHWAWFLMSNTFLTFGSAFSDPSLLWQIASFASLAAVIINAVICGQRIALIAVPAIIIILLILTGQVANLKRFLPIAGGIGLLAAAGVAIFPKLVQDRIKSFIERWQASPPTEFFANQVQFTVEGQAGLLGKGLGRATNSARALGDTQLIETWFPKLLYEIGPIGLIAFLIFVTALSVVTFKAYRSLKDKNLRSFGACLWVFVLFVSYNPYWYPLDTDPIAVYYWFFAGVILKLPALDRQEQEKLQDAEPNLLFDARKERLKKNRRSAFA